Genomic segment of Rhodothermaceae bacterium:
CAAGCTCTTGAGGTTGTCAAGATTGCCCGACAGGTCGGAGCTCGGGCAATTGCGCATGGCTCAACGGGAGCAGGCAACGATCAAGTACGATTCGATTCTGTGGTCCACCTGTTCGCTGATGAAATGGAACTCATCACACCAATCCGTGATGAAGGACTCACTAGGAAGGACACAACAGGATTTCTTCTTGAGCGAGGATTCTCCGTCCCTGAAAAGACGACCCGGTATTCCATCAATGAAGGGCTCTGGGGAACAACCATTGGAGGTGAAGAAACGCTCGGGACCGCCAAGCCATTACCGGATGAAGCCTACCCACATACTGTACCTGCCGCTGAAGCACCTGAAGCAGGCCTTGAGCTGCGTATTCAATTCGAGAATGGCTTACCCATTGCCTTGGATGGTGAGGAATTGCCTCCCGTTGCATTAATCACCAAACTTGCCTCTGTCGGTGCCAAGCACGGAGCTGGACGAAATATTCATGTCGGGGATACGATATTTGGACTCAAGGGACGAATTGGATTTGAGGCTCCTGCCCCTCTGATTCTGATCACCGCACACAGAGAGTTAGAGAAGCTTGTCCTCACCAAATGGCAACGCTATCAAAAGGATCAGTTGAGCGACTTCTATGGTATGCTACTCCACGAAGGACAATACTTCGATCCCGTAATGAGAGATATTGAAGCATTCCTGACCTCCTCCCAGCATGGGGTTACCGGTTCCGTATTCGTTCGGCTTTATAAGGGTAATATTTCCGTCCAGGGCTGCGAAAGTCCCTATTCCATGTTTGATAATGGCGTGGCCACTTATGGCGAAGAGACTGCTCTCTGGGATGGACCCGATGCTCGCAGTTTTTCGAAACTCAGCGGCCTTCAAGCTTATCTCGCGTACAAGGCACGCTCGAAAAAATGATTCGTACAGCAGTTCTGCATGGCAGCGGCTACGTTGGCCGTGAGCTTATACGACTGATCCTTCAGCATCCTCATGCATCGCTTGCATGCGTCACCAGCCGAACCTATGCAGGGAAACCACTGCATGTCGCACATCCAGCACTACGAGGACAACAAAAGATTCAATTTACCGCTGCTACGGAATTTGATGCGTCAGATATTGATGTCGTATTCGTGGCTGCCGAACATGGTAAGGGGGCGGCGAGCGTCAGAGCATTGATTGATAATGGATATACGGGATACATTATTGACATGAGCTCTGATTTCAGGTTTAAAGATGTATCGAAGTTCGAATCACTCTTTAATGTGAAACACCCTGCTCCTGAACTGATCCCCGAATTTAAATACGGACAACCAGAACTCTTTGCCCCCTACTCTACCCGTTTCATTGCGAATCCTGGTTGTTTTGCGACGGGAATGCTTCTTGCTATCTGGCCGATTAACCAATGCTGTGCGGAAGCCGACGCTTCTATCATCGCACTCACTGGAGCATCCGGTTCAGGAATTCGTCCAAAACCAACGACTCATTTCCCAGAGAGAGATGGGAATGTACGAGCCTACAAGGTGCTTGATCATCAGCATTTAGCTGAGATTTCACAGTTTGTCGGTTCCGGTATTCATCTGGCTATGGTGCCGGTATCTGGACCCTGGACACGCGGCATATGGGGAACAATCCAACTTAAATCTCCCCTACCTGAATCCGAAATTGCAAAATGGTTCAAGGACCTGTATGATCACCATCCGCTCATTCGACTCTGGCCAGGTAAACTTCCAGAACTGCATTATGCCGTCGGTTCTCCGTATTGCGATTTGGGATGGGTCATGCGAGATGAAGATCTCGTGATTGGCTTTGCTTTAGACAACATGCTTCGCGGGGCTGCTTCACAAGCAATCCAGAACATGAATCTGTTGACGGACTTGTCGATCACAACCGGGCTTGTAGCGGAAACTCACTGATGAAAACGCAAACGATCTTGAAGGATGAAGATACATTTCTCATCCCGACCTATAAGAAAATGCCCCTCGCACTCGTGCGTGGCAAAGGATGCTATGTATGGGATGCGGATGGGAATCGTTATCTGGATTTTTACGGAGGCCACTGTGTGACTGCCCTTGGGCATTGCCCTGCCCCGGTGGTGGATGCAATTCAAAAGCAGAGTGAGCGGCTTCTCTTTTATTCGAATGTTGTTTACAACGATACCCGGGCTCATGCTGCTAGGCTACTGGCAGAAATGGCGCCACTCCATCGGATTTTCTTCTGCAACTCCGGTACGGAAGCAATTGAAACGGCGCTCAAGATCGCTAGAAAATCCACCGGCCGAAACGGTATCATCTCTACAAAAAACGGATTTCACGGACGTACTCTTGGAAGCCTGGCAACCACCTGGAATCCATCCTATAGAAATCCTTTCAAGGATGTATTGGCATCCGCGCATTATTTCGCCGAGTTTGGAGATCTGGAATCTGTAGAATCGATCCTTTCTCGGAACGAAGGCATTGCAGCCATACTCCTTGAGCCAATTCAGAGTATTGCTGGAATCGTAGAAGCTTCCAGCGATTACTTCCAAGGGCTCCGCGAGCTGTGCAATCGACATGATGTGTTGCTGATTTTTGACGAAATCCAGACCGGTGTGGGACGCACCGGCACATTTAGTATTAGTGAACAATTTGGAGTAACTCCAGACATGATCACGCTCGCTAAAAGCCTCGGATCTGGGATTCCCGTCGGTGCGTTGTTGTTAAGTGACCGACTCTCTGATGAAGTTCAGTATGGAGATCAGGGATCTACCTTTGGCGGAGGCATGATTGCAATGAGCGCTGTCATCGCAACCTTGGAATCGATCCAAAATGATGGCCTGATGGAGCGAGCGCCGGAAATATTTGATGCCATTGAGACTGCGATCAAACCGTACGTGACTGAAGTGTGCGGACACGGCTGCCTGATCGGCGTAAGGACTGAGCTGAGTACAAGTGATATTCTTCCAGCTCTGCGTAAAAATGGCGTATTAGCCGGTGGAAGTGCAGATCCGAATGTCATGCGCCTCATGCCACCTCTGATCACCAATGCAGAGCATATTTCAGAATTCGCTGATGCGTTCAAAGACGTGATGGTGCGTGCTCATGCCTGATTCAGGACTGCATCACTTATTTGATTGGCATCTCGAAGATAACTTGACATGGGAAGAGCAATTAGCTCGTACCCGCCATCATTATCATCGCCCCCGATCGTTACGCAAACCGGACACTCTCCGCAGTCTTGGACTGCTCTTCTTTAATTCCTCGTTGCGTACACGCACATCTATGGAAGTAGCGGCAGCTCGACTCGGTGCTCATACCTCGGTCATTATCCCGGGATCTGGTGTATGGGGAATGGAATGGAATGATGGTGTTCGTATGGATGGCAAATCAGTAGAGCACATCCGGGAGGCGATTGGCGTACTTTCACGATACTATGACGCGTTGGGCGTGCGCCTATTTGCAACAGGTACTGATTATGCAATTGATCAAAGCGAAGCACGATTCAAAAAAATTCTTGAGACTGCTACTGTACCGGTTATCAACCTCGAATCCGCTTTATATCACCCTTGCCAGGCCCTGGCAGACGCTGCAACGATCAGAGAACACTTCAGTGATGAAGTCAAAGGACGACGCTTTGTTCTTTCGTGGGCATGGCATCCTCGAGCATTAGCACAGGCCGTACCGAATTCTGCCCTTTTAATGGCAACCCGGCTTGGCATGCAGGTCACCATTGCGCGACCAAAAGGGTTTGAGCTTGACCCTGAGATTATGCGACTCGCGGAATCATATACGTCAAAGCATGGCTTCTCATTAACAGAAACAGATGATCAGGACGCTGCCTGCGAGGGAGCAGACATCATTTATGCCAAAGCCTGGGGAAGTCAGTTGCGTTATGATGATCTGGACCAGGAAAAAGTGTTACGCGATCAGTACCAGAGTTGGCAAGTTCGAGAACACCATCTCGGTAATGCCGCCTTTATGCATTGCCTCCCTGTGCGCCGGGGAGTCGTGGTGGAGGATGCTGTTCTCAACAGCTCACAAGCCATCCATCTATTGCAGGCAGAATTTAGACTGCATGCACAAATAGCAATCCTAGAACGAGCCTGGAATCTCATATGAGAGCACCAATCGTGATTAAGATTGGCGGGGCTGTCCTTGATAATTTGACACGATTCTGGGATCAGATCAAGGCCATGGATTCTCCTGTGGTGATTGTACATGGTGGTGGAATCCAGTCAACCAGTTTGGCCAACCGACTTGGTCATGCTCCCAAAATCATTGAAGGGCGCCGGGTCACGGGTCCCTTGGACCTTAAAATTGCTGAGTGGGCGATGAGAGGCGCCGTGAATGTGAAGCTGGTAGCCGAGGCAAATGCCTGTGGACTGAAAGCAGTTGGGCTTAGCGGAGCTGATGGAGCCATGATAAACGTCCGTCGACGCGAACCATGGCTTATTGATGGTGAGAAAGTTGATTTTGGCTGGGTTGGTGAAATCGTCTCCATTGATACCACCCTGATTGAAACGATTTCTGATGCTGGATTCATCTCCATCATCGCTCCACTTGGCATTGACAATTCGGGACAGCGCTACAATGTCAACGCGGATACGGTTGCCTACACACTCGCAGCACGTATCCATGCAAAAGAACTACTTCTGGTAACGGATTCGGGGGGTGTTCTTCGAAACCTGAACGACCCTTCTTCACTACTTCGAACATGTTCCCCCTCCGACGAAACAGCCGGGATCACACAGGGATGGATCAGTGGAGGGATGTCTGTAAAGATTCAAACAGCACGCAGTGCACTCGAAAAAGGAGTTTCCAGTGTGTGGGTTTTAGGAGTAGATGATCTGCTCGAGAAACAGAATGCCACTTCAATTATCATGGAGAAAGAATGAGAGAAAAAAAGGTGCTCAGCCTGCTAGACTCAATGATTCGATTCCCATCATTGAGTGGTCAGGAGGATGAAATTTGTTCTTACATGCAATCCTATGTGGATCAAGCGGGAATTCAAAGCGAGCGTATTGAAAATAGCTTGTTCTTCTGGTTAGGAGATGGGCCAAACAAATTGCTCCTGGCATCTCACCTAGATGTAGTCCCTCCCTCTTCCAGCCATCCCTATCCCCCCTTCGATGCTACGCGCATAAACGGGAAGATCTATGGTAGAGGTGCCTCAGATGCAAAAGCATCCGGGGCTGCCATGACATCGGCACTCCTGGAGTTAGCATCCGAAAATTGGAAGCCGGAAGAGGGTCAGCTCATCGTTGCCTTGACCGAGTGTGAGGAGACTGATTATGAGAATAATGGCCTACAAAAACTCTTGCAGACCAAGCTGCCGCGGCCACAGTCTGCATTAGTCGGTGAGCCGACGAATTTACTCCCCGTAGTTGCTCAGAAAGGATTGCTTGTATTACGGCTTGATGCCAAAGGCCACAGTGCTCATGCAGCTCGGCATGCGCTTGGAGAGAACGCAATCCTCAAGGCTGCAGATGATATCCGGCGTTTATTGAAACTCAAGTTCGATCGGTGTCATCCCATTCTGGGGGACACCAGCATGAATGTGACGACCATCCAAGGGGGAGTTGCCCGAAACGTGATCCCCGATCATTGCACCATTTATCTAGACATTCGAAGCACTCCCGCCTATACACACGATGAAATCGTCGCAACGATTCGCGCTGCCGTGGAATCCGAGGTCACTGTTCACAGCGATCGGATTATCCCCGTATGTACTGCGACAGATGAGCCCATCGTGGAAGCTTGCCTGACTGCAGCCCCTGGGACTCAACCAGAGGGCTCTCCAACTGCAAGCGACTGGATATACTTGCAGGGGATTCCTGCGGTGAAAATTGGCCCCGGCTCTAGTGAACTATCCCATACGGCAAATGAGCATGTGGACCAATCTGAGGTCGTTCAAGCTGTCGACTTCTATAAGACTGCCGTGAAGAAATATTTTAGCTTGAGCAGGTAGAATACTCTTCTCTCACTTCTCCGAGTCGGGCTGTGACAAAATTATGCCAAACACGGGAACACGGAAGATACACTTCTTTATGAGCGGCGAGTAGTAATTGGACGAAGGGCATCATCAGAATCTCCTCGGTCGGGAGATGCAGCAACTGTATGTGGGCACTGAGATTAGCAGCGGTAGATCTACAGCCTCTGGCGCAGAAATATGCGCAAGGGCATGGGTTAATCTGGCTAGACAGTTCATCAAGATCTCTGCGGTTTGACCGTTACTCCTATCTCTGTATTGATCCGGTTGAATCCATCCCGGCAACGGCAAAGATGGATGATCTGCGGAGTGTACTCCATCGTTATACGACTGTCAGATGTATGGAGGACGGTCCTCCATTTCAGGGGGGATTGGTGGGGTTTTTTGATTACGAGTTTACCGAAAATGGTTCCCCAATAGCCATACAGACTCGTAACCAAGGCGGTGCAAACTGCCACTTCAGGTTGTATGATACAATTGTCGCTGTGGATCACCATGCCGACCTTACGTGGATCATCTCGTCTGGCTTTAAAAATGGATCAAACAAGCCGTGCGAGGACATCGCAAAAGCACGCATCAATGCAGTCAGACAGGATATTCGGGACATACCAAAACCTGTTACTCCTACAGTGGATCTTATCTGGCGCAATGAGATCACAAAACAGGACTATTTGAAAGCAGTGCATGATATCCTTGATTTCATTCACGCCGGAGACATTTACCAGGCGAACTTTGCTCAGACTTTCGCGGCAGATTTACCCCGAGATACAGACCCGTTGCATATCTATCTTTCTACCCGAAAGAGTAATCCTGCTCCCTTTTCTGCGTATGGCGTTTTCGGCAAGCGGAGCATTGCATGTACCTCCCCAGAACGCCTGATCACCGTGAATGCGCAGGGACTGGCCGAAGCAAGACCGATCAAAGGAACGATTGCACGGTCAGACTATCCCGATGAAGATCAACAGCTCAGAGAGCGGCTTCTCAAGTCTGAAAAGGACCGCGCTGAAAATATCATGATCGTGGACCTACTTCGCAATGACTTGTCACGAGTCTGTAAGCCTCATTCGGTGAGAGTGCCTGAGCTTTGCGTACTGGAATCCTATGCCGGATTGCATCAACTCACATCTTCTGTTCAAGGCCAGTTAGAGGATGGTAAGGATGCCTTTGATCTTTTGTCTGCTGTGTTTCCTGGAGGATCCATCACAGGAGCACCGAAACGCCGTTCCATGGAGATCATTGATCAGATAGAACAATTTTCCCGTCGTGCCTTTTGCGGATCATTTGGATATTTTGGGTTTGACGGTGCAGCAGATTTTAACATCATGATCCGGACTATTCAATTCCAAGACGACCGTGCATGGCTCGCTGTCGGGGGTGGGATTACTTCTTTGTCCCATCCAAATGAGGAGTATTCTGAGACCTTGCTGAAGGCACAGAAGATACTTGATGGGACTGAAAAAGCAAGCGTTGAATGATCTTGATACTTGACAACCGAGACAGCTTTGTCTATAATATCAGCCGATATTTCAGGGAGCTTGGTGAGGCGACCGATGTGGTTGGATCTGATCATGTAACGCTGGATGATATCGAAGTAATGCAGCCCAAAGCGCTGGTAATTTCGCCAGGTCCCTGCACACCAAATGAAGCCGGGATCAGTTTGAGTGTAACTTCGCATTTTTCTGGGCGAATCCCGATCCTGGGTGTATGCCTCGGCCATCAGGTAATCGCACAGTCCTATGGCGCGGTGGTGACACATGCCCGGTTCCCGAAGTATGGTCGGGCAAGCTCTATGATACACGATGGATGTGGCCTGTTCAAAGGGTTACCCAATCCGTTGACCGCAGGCCTGTACCACTCCCTAATCGTGACACAAGTTGATAAAAGTGATCTGATCATTCAGGCCAAATCACCAGAGGGGGAAATCATGGCCCTGCGACACAAGCAGAACCCTACATTTGGAGTTCAATTTCATCCAGAATCAATATTGAGTAAATCTGGACATGAACTCCTGCATAATTTCGTACAGATTGTAGAGCGGTTTCAATGTTCCTCTTAGAGCAGTTGGGCAGACAACACGCAATTCGTCCTTTTGATCTACGAGATCGGGGACTACTGCTCGCAGATGGGGTATTTGACACATCCTTGATTGTGTGCGGCACCATGGTCCTGCGCTCGGCTCACGTGAACAGGCTTGTGCGTGATGCGACTGCGCTTGAGATTAACATTGATCAGCAAAGGATCAACGATCTACTTGATAACAACCTGACCGAAGATCAGAATGGAGTGTTGCGCATCACGGTTACATCAGGCCCTGCAGAAAGATGGAGTTTGAATACTCAAATGATACCCCCAACAGTTCTACTGAGCCTATCACCGCTGAACAGGAGTGATCAGTTTAAGCCAATCTCACTGCAAACCAGTCTTATTCGCCGAAATCATACCTCACTCACAAGCCGCCATAAAACCCTTGCCTATACGGATAACCTGGCGGCTCTGCGAGCCGCCCGCACTGAAGGCTATGACGATGCACTCTTCTTAAATACCCGCGGAAATGTTTGCTGCGTTACGACCGGGAATCTGTTTCTGAAAATTGGCAACACCTGGATGACTCCACCGGTCTCCGACGGTATCCTGCCAGGGATCATGCGTCAATGGGTTATGAAGACTGCTCCACACATAGGTCTTGGAATTATAGAACAAACGATAACGGAAGACGAGTTGCGGTTCGTGGAAGCTGCATTCATGACGAACAGCGGGCGACTAGCGGTGCCAATTTCAAAAATGGACGGGCGAGAGCTTCGGCCACAGTTACCAGATGGACTGGAAGACACTGCCATGGAGCTGGTCAGGACATCCAGCGAGCATTGAAGTCCGTCCAGATCCGCTTGAGAATTTTGAACGGGTATTGCTCGACCACTTTCATTGCTGCAAGAGCCGAATATTTAGTTCTCAGCGACCTTGTTATCAAGCTCTTCGAACGTAAAGCGAACGCTCATAATGTAAGGGGACTCGTTTTTTGTCCAGTGACCATACGTAGTAGTAACCACGGTCCCGTCGGGAAGTATCTCAACTCCCGGATAGGCAGTATCAGCCCCCTCGTGGTTGTCCATAAGTCGTACACGATACTGTCCTTCCTGACCATGCACGATATCCTCATACGTACCAACCCATCCGACCCAGTCGCCCCATGTGGGTGAAACATGTGTACGGTCACGAAATGAAATAAATAGTCGACCATCCGGGCCGTAGATGGCCTGATGTCTGTCACCGGTGAGAGCGCCTGTGACTTCCATTGGTGTACTCCATGTTGCGCCTTCATCATCCGAGAACGTTACGAAGCTGTTGAACTGACGGCTATTCTCTCTCAGTAACATGGCGATTTGTTGGCCGTCGGGGGACCGAATGACACCTGGTTCGCACAGATCAGCCACGGGATGCGTAACGACAACTTCGGGCTGACTCCAAGTTAGCCCGCCATCGGACGATACGGTCTTGTACACATAAAATTGTCCCCGCTCTTCCTCTCGTCCATTGATAAACCTTCCATCGTCGTGAAAAAATGCCATATAGCGGCCATCTCGCAATCGAATTACATCTCCCATAGCTACGATTCCACCAAAATCTCCAATGGGATCTAATGGGCTCCAAGTGTTTCCTTCGTCCTCGGAAACAGCCATACGGATGGGATACAACCCGGAAAACATGATTAAGCGCTTTGTCCCATCACGATCAATTACCGGATAGAGTGTTGGGACCTCCTGTGAGGTTGACCAGTTGTCCGGCACGGGGAGGCGGTCACTCCAAGTGAGCCCGCTGTCGTGACTTTTCTTCATCACAACTGCACCGCGTCCGTGTCCCTTTGGATATACGGTGATGATTGTATGCTGGTCATCCAGCAGCACAGTGGTTGGATGGCCGAGGTACTGGTTTGACTCTCGATCTACTAATACTTGTCGGTGAGTATCTTCGGCAAGGTCAACGAGCGGGATACTGAATCCCCCGGGCCTGTTTGTACCACTTGGGTGGAAAACGCCCGTGGTGACAAATTCCCGGATGTGGAGTTCACCTTTTGCCAAAGGCGCTACACGGCCAAGCGAGGAAAATGTGAACCCAAACCGCCCGATACCTGCAAAGCTACCCACTGAATGAATCAACTGATCATCAATCAGAAACCGGATTACACCATCTGTTCGGATAGCTTCAAAAGTAAACCATTCTCCGGGTTCAAGATGGGGGCGGGCATCACCAAGAACTACATGATGCCAGCCTGCTAAAGCACCAGACAGGTATAGCTGTTGATTGGGGCCATCAAACCCGAGATAACTCTCTCCCAACTGGAATGCTGCGCCCGTAGCGTTTAGCTCGGGAAGGCTGAGCTGTGCTGTTATCTGGAAATCCCCCGTCGCAAGGTCACGATCGGCGAACAGCCCTGCTTCATCTGACGTGCCTGATACAATTGCGATGTACCCATTCTGCTCAACCCATGTACCCAGACTGCCCATTTTCACGACACCGTTCTGGGTGACGGTAATAGTTTCTTGTGCCAGGGCCGCGAATGTCAATAGTAATGTGCCCAAGAGAATACACACGAGTTGATTGATTAATATGAGGCGTCGCATAGGTAATGAGAAGGGTGCTTTAAAAGTGGGACAATTTTCAGTCGGCATGTTTTCGAGCCCATTCAAAAAATCCGATTTCTTCCAGTGCTTTGCGCATTTCTGAAATTTGGGCCGGTGTAGCGGTGGAATGGGGCAATCTGTGGGGGCCACAATCTTGGCCGATCAGACCCATAACAGCTTTGAATCCTGCACGTCCACAGGTTTTCAGAATTACTTTTATCATCGTAGATGCCCTCGCCTGATGGCGCCGGGCCTCTTCTATCCGTCCCTGTTCGCAGCAGGTAATAAGACGGTTATAGAGTGGTGTAGCAAAATTATATGTCGTACCCACTGCTCCGCGCATGCCTGTCATCCATGCACCGAGAAGCATCTCATCGACGCCACATACAAAGTCATACCTTTCGGCATAAGGACACGCTGAGACTTCGTGCAGACGTGTATCTGAAAATTTTACACCAACGAGCGAATCCAATCGCGACACTGACAAACTCAGGAAATCATTCAGATCCAGCTCTACCCCCGTCTTTCCGGAGATATGGTAGTAGTAGAATGGGAGATCCGGTGCACCTGCAGCAATCACAGCCAGACAGTCCACCAGTGATCTTGTCGATTCAGGCTTGAAATAATAAGGGGGCGTGGCCGAAATAGCACTGGCTCCAATCTGTTGGGCATGCCTGGCGAGGGTTTGTGCTTCCTGTAGACTGTTATGTCCGACATGGACCACCACAGGTACACGGCCGGCAACAGCCTGCATAAATTTTACTGCAGTATGCTGCCGCTCGCGGAGTGTCAGTGAGACCCCTTCCCCCGTACTACCCAATACATATAATGCAGAGACACCATCTCTTAGTAGATGTTCGACTAAGTCTGGGATACGGTCAAGATCCACTAGAGCATCATCTTTCATGGGTGTGAACGCTGCCGCGGTAAGACCTCTCAGCCGGATTGATTTATCGATTGGCGCCTGCATCATTCCGATTCTTGTTTCGGCAACCCGCTTTCCAAAGTATAGATTGTTAACCCGCTAAGCTGTATGTGACGGCTGGGAAGAATGTTACTCATGATGTATCCTACGACAAAGCAGGTCAATATGCCAATACTTGCATAAAGGAAGAAATGAATGGCTGTGAAAGCACTTACTAAGTAGAGTACGATTGCACTGGTACAGGCGCCAATCAGTGCCCCAGTACCATGTGCACGGCGCGTAAAAATACCCAGAGCAAAGAGACCTGCCAGGCTGCTCCCCAATAATCCCAATAATTCAAGGAAAAAGTCGAACAATGAAGCAATTTCGATTGTAGCCATTAGTAAACCAATGGTGGTAGCTAGAAAGCCTAATCCAACAGTCAGCCATTTGGCCAATCGCAGACGGATTGACGCAGTGGAACGCGGCTTAAATCTTTTGTAAAAGTCGCATACCAGTGCGGCAACGGCGCTATTGAGACTACTGTCAAGGCTGGACATGGCTGCGGCAAAAATCCCGGCAATCAGGAGGCCTGATATACCTTGGGGTAACTGCTGTATGATAAACAGCGGGAAGATTGCATCGGTTGATAGCGAAGGCTCCAGAGCGCTTGCGTGCTGTTGGTAGAACACAAACAAGGCTGTCCCCAAGCAGAAAAAAAGCAAGCTACCGGGGATAGTGAGTACTGCATTAGTCCAGACAGATCGTGCAGCAAGTTTTTCATTTGCCGTGGTTAGGTAGCGTTGAACTACCGTTTGATCCGCTGTATAGGGGATCAAGTTGCTGAAAATTGAACCTCCCAGCACCACCCAGACTGCCGTAGTCGTCGCATCCCACGACCAGGTCAGAATATGAAATTTGTTCTGAGCGGTGGCAACTTCTATCAATCCAGGAGCCCCACCCTCAATGTTCGAGACCAAGACAATGAGGCTCAAAAAAGCGCCGCCTAAGAGTACAATTACCTGCATTACATCTGACCAAATAACGGCTTCCATGCCTCCCAATGCTGTATAGAAGGTGCTCAGTAGTCCCATTAGTAATATGGCCAAGTAAAGATTGAAGCCTGTAACTGCGGATAAGGCTATTGCAGGGAGAAAGATCACTACTCCCATACGTCCGAGCTGGAGGAGAACGAATGCAAGGCTACCGAAAAGTCGAACTGCTACATTAAAACGTCGCTCTAAAAATTCATAGGCCGTCGTTATCTGGAGTCGGCGGAAGAAGGGTAGATAAAGATAGACTACTATCGGGGCAACCAGCAGGATGGCAATCTGCCCAAGAAAGTACACCCAATCCGTAGCGTAAGCCTTGGCGGGGATGGCCATGAAGGTGATGGCACTCAGCTGTGTTCCGAAGATGCTGATTCCTGCTGCCCACCACGGGATACGTCTACGAGCTAGAAAGTAATCAGTATCACTTTTTCCACGGTTCCAGAAGTACAGACCCATTCCTGCAAGGACCAGGAAATAGACAACCACGACAACGTAATTTATTGTGCCGAACGGGGCGACTGTATTTCTGGGTGTGACCTTCCAAACCGCGGCAGTTCGTACTCCCGGGCGTGTTTCACCACTTGAGATGAAAATATTATCGCCTTGTTGCACTGTTGGGACAGTGACCTGCCCCATGGGCAAAGTTCCCAGCTGCGCCCAGGTGTCCGTGATGACGTGATAGGCCAGCACGTTACGGCTGAATCCAGGGTGTTGGTTGCCGAGCTCTTGAACGCGATCTACATCTACTCCAGTATTACCTCCCAATACTAGAAGGTGTGAGGGGCCCAAAGTGATTGCAGGAGAAGGGGCCGCAGCTGTAGGATACGGTAGATCGTGCAGTTGCTCCCATCCATGTTGAGGGTCATACCGATAGGCATCGGTGAGAAACTCGTAAGCCACTGAGTCAGACAAATTTGGCTTCAACGCGGTACCACTGAAGAGATAGAATTCCCCGTCTAAGGCACCCGACACAGCACTATGTCGAGATGGACCAGGCAAAGATTCGAGTATTTGCCATTGCGCATCAGGATCAGCAAGATCCAATGCCCAGAAATCCTTGCTCGCGACGGTATCGTTGGGGGTCTCCAGTCCTCCGGCTATGTAAAGGATATTTCCAGCTACGGCCCCGCTAGCAAATGCTCTGGGTTGTGGAAGTGCTGGCAACAATCGCTGGGAGATGCTCTCGCCGTCCCAGCGCAGCGCAACCACCTCCACAAAATGCTCCAGGGCATTTCCCCCGCCTGCACAGATTACTTCATCTTCCCATTGGGCTGCTACTGCATAGCCCGTCGGCCTGGTAAGTGTGAATC
This window contains:
- the argG gene encoding argininosuccinate synthase produces the protein MGIVLAFSGGLDTSFCVPYLREKYDESVFTVTVDTGASLDETALKARSIQLGAEKHFHIDARQTLYEDYLKFLIMGNVLRGGVYPLCVGAERVVQALEVVKIARQVGARAIAHGSTGAGNDQVRFDSVVHLFADEMELITPIRDEGLTRKDTTGFLLERGFSVPEKTTRYSINEGLWGTTIGGEETLGTAKPLPDEAYPHTVPAAEAPEAGLELRIQFENGLPIALDGEELPPVALITKLASVGAKHGAGRNIHVGDTIFGLKGRIGFEAPAPLILITAHRELEKLVLTKWQRYQKDQLSDFYGMLLHEGQYFDPVMRDIEAFLTSSQHGVTGSVFVRLYKGNISVQGCESPYSMFDNGVATYGEETALWDGPDARSFSKLSGLQAYLAYKARSKK
- the argC gene encoding N-acetyl-gamma-glutamyl-phosphate reductase gives rise to the protein MIRTAVLHGSGYVGRELIRLILQHPHASLACVTSRTYAGKPLHVAHPALRGQQKIQFTAATEFDASDIDVVFVAAEHGKGAASVRALIDNGYTGYIIDMSSDFRFKDVSKFESLFNVKHPAPELIPEFKYGQPELFAPYSTRFIANPGCFATGMLLAIWPINQCCAEADASIIALTGASGSGIRPKPTTHFPERDGNVRAYKVLDHQHLAEISQFVGSGIHLAMVPVSGPWTRGIWGTIQLKSPLPESEIAKWFKDLYDHHPLIRLWPGKLPELHYAVGSPYCDLGWVMRDEDLVIGFALDNMLRGAASQAIQNMNLLTDLSITTGLVAETH
- a CDS encoding aminotransferase class III-fold pyridoxal phosphate-dependent enzyme, whose protein sequence is MKTQTILKDEDTFLIPTYKKMPLALVRGKGCYVWDADGNRYLDFYGGHCVTALGHCPAPVVDAIQKQSERLLFYSNVVYNDTRAHAARLLAEMAPLHRIFFCNSGTEAIETALKIARKSTGRNGIISTKNGFHGRTLGSLATTWNPSYRNPFKDVLASAHYFAEFGDLESVESILSRNEGIAAILLEPIQSIAGIVEASSDYFQGLRELCNRHDVLLIFDEIQTGVGRTGTFSISEQFGVTPDMITLAKSLGSGIPVGALLLSDRLSDEVQYGDQGSTFGGGMIAMSAVIATLESIQNDGLMERAPEIFDAIETAIKPYVTEVCGHGCLIGVRTELSTSDILPALRKNGVLAGGSADPNVMRLMPPLITNAEHISEFADAFKDVMVRAHA
- a CDS encoding N-acetylornithine carbamoyltransferase — protein: MPDSGLHHLFDWHLEDNLTWEEQLARTRHHYHRPRSLRKPDTLRSLGLLFFNSSLRTRTSMEVAAARLGAHTSVIIPGSGVWGMEWNDGVRMDGKSVEHIREAIGVLSRYYDALGVRLFATGTDYAIDQSEARFKKILETATVPVINLESALYHPCQALADAATIREHFSDEVKGRRFVLSWAWHPRALAQAVPNSALLMATRLGMQVTIARPKGFELDPEIMRLAESYTSKHGFSLTETDDQDAACEGADIIYAKAWGSQLRYDDLDQEKVLRDQYQSWQVREHHLGNAAFMHCLPVRRGVVVEDAVLNSSQAIHLLQAEFRLHAQIAILERAWNLI
- the argB gene encoding acetylglutamate kinase, which translates into the protein MRAPIVIKIGGAVLDNLTRFWDQIKAMDSPVVIVHGGGIQSTSLANRLGHAPKIIEGRRVTGPLDLKIAEWAMRGAVNVKLVAEANACGLKAVGLSGADGAMINVRRREPWLIDGEKVDFGWVGEIVSIDTTLIETISDAGFISIIAPLGIDNSGQRYNVNADTVAYTLAARIHAKELLLVTDSGGVLRNLNDPSSLLRTCSPSDETAGITQGWISGGMSVKIQTARSALEKGVSSVWVLGVDDLLEKQNATSIIMEKE